A genomic region of Fundulus heteroclitus isolate FHET01 unplaced genomic scaffold, MU-UCD_Fhet_4.1 scaffold_71, whole genome shotgun sequence contains the following coding sequences:
- the LOC105917580 gene encoding toll-like receptor 2: MRHLTTCSLTLLLLPSLIQGQMLDPDDGRPSCDHCDLHLSCNCSFSGFTRVPTVTDQALSLDLSFNNITMVTQDDLMGHSRLRALDLHGNRLAVIHPSAFDSLWSLEELDLSGNLLTTLNHNWFSKLEVLQQLNLLDNPYSRLSSSLFQGLVRLRRLKFGGSDLKELRTGDLLGVTELEDLTVHANNLVRYDSGTLGDIWPLGRVTLSLHGPFLTNVAVAAAVLADISYPETPITLEDLHLVGNQSVQPFRESAKRRIRHLSFRNLSVSDESSVDVLVVLDGVPLSLLSFEDVTLTGEGRWETANWTDHKNIDEFFLRNVVVLDVFKFTSFLMLKFLLQYPRKVSLINAGVFLMPCETSRLLVNLQYLDLSSNLLTDLTMAESLCHGEKTLEELRVLNISGNPLKSLSTINQLVAKLKLTHLDISRTGYSSMPSSCSWPSTLKYLNISRAKLRSTTDCLPTSLEVLDLSYNDLKSFSRALPWLRELYLSGNKFLRLPAGQSFPNLQTLTMQFNTLNVFSLPDLRSYRRLENLQAGYNKFICTCDFVNFLQSQLKGGGDVKLTDREDGYVCDSPFHLKGEAVSQVRLSVRDCHQVLFISLCCGVFLFIGVLLCVLLWRLHTFWYIKMTWAWLKAKRCSQKQRKDTVESEGLLSFDAFVSYSERDSSWVENFLVPELEEPTEDGSRSPSFSRPLSLCLHKRDFLPGQPILDNIMSAIEHSRRTIFILSENFVQSDWCRYELDFSHFWLFDVGGDAAILILLEPLPKDNIPKRFYKLRKLMSSTTYLEWPQEEDKRPEFWRSLRNALKRDGD, translated from the exons ATGAGACACCTGACTACCTGCTCCCTGACcctcctgctgctgccatcGCTGATCCAGGGTCAGATGTTAGACCCCGATGATGGGAGGCCGTCGTGCGATCACTGCGACCTCCACCTCTCCTGTAACTGCTCCTTCAGCGGATTCACCCGTGTTCCCACGGTAACAGACCAAGCTCTGAGCCTCGACCTCTCCTTCAACAACATCACAATGGTGACCCAAGATGATCTGATGGGACACTCACGACTGAGGGCTTTGGACCTCCATG GTAACAGACTAGCTGTGATCCATCCATCAGCGTTCGACTCTCTGTGGAGCCTGGAGGAGCTGGATCTTTCTGGCAACCTGCTGACAACTCTCAACCACAACTGGTTCAGTAAGctggaggttctgcagcagctcaacCTGCTCGACAACCCGTACAG CCGCCTCAGTTCTTCGTTGTTTCAAGGACTCGTCAGACTGAGAAGGCTGAAGTTTGGAGGTTCAGATCTGAAGGAGCTGAGGACTGGAGATCTGTTGGGTGTCACCGAGCTGGAGGATCTCACTGTGCATGCCAACAACCTAGTCAG GTATGACTCTGGCACATTAGGAGACATTTGGCCTCTGGGTCGTGTTACCTTAAGCCTCCACGGCCCGTTCCTAACCAATGTGGCCGTGGCTGCAGCTGTGCTCGCTGACATATCGTACCCTGAGACTCCGATCACTCTAGAGGACCTCCATCTGGTTGGCAATCAGTCAGTCCAGCCCTTCAGAGAGTCGGCCAAGAGGAGGATCAG GCATCTTTCTTTCCGCAATTTGTCTGTGTCTGACGAGTCGAGTGTCGACGTACTGGTGGTTTTAGATGGAGTCCCACTCTCACTGCTCTCCTTTGAAGATGTCACACTGACGGGCGAGGGCAG GTGGGAAACAGCCAATTGGACCGATCACAAAAACATTGATGAGTTCTTTCTCAGAAATGTTGTGGTGCTAGATGTCTTCAAATTCACCTCATTTTTAATGCTAAAGTTTCTTCTGCAATACCCAAGGAAGGTGTCTCTTATAAACGCCGGG GTGTTTCTAATGCCATGTGAGACTTCCAGACTACTGGTAAATCTGCAGTACCTAGACTTGTCCAGCAATCTACTGACTGATCTGACCATGGCAGAATCACTTTGTCATGGAGAGAAAACACTTGAGGAACTCAGAGTTTTAAACATCAGTGGGAACCCTCTAAAG TCTTTGTCCACGATCAACCAACTGGTGGCCAAACTGAAACTGACCCACCTGGACATCAGCAGAACCGGCTACAGCTCAATGCCCTCAAGTTGCTCCTGGCCTTCTACTTTGAAATACCTCAACATCTCCAGAGCTAAGCTAAGATCCACCACGGACTGTCTACCAACATCACTTGAG GTGCTGGATCTAAGCTACAATGATCTCAAAAGCTTCTCCCGGGCCTTACCTTGGCTGAGAGAACTCTACCTGTCAGGAAACAAGTTCTTAAGGTTACCTGCAGGACAGAGCTTCCCCAATCTACAAACTCTTACAATGCAG tttaacaCCCTGAACGTGTTCAGCCTCCCAGACCTCCGGTCATACAGACGACTCGAGAACCTCCAAGCAGGTTACAACAAGTTCATCTGCACCTGTGATTTTGTAAACTTTCTACAGTCCCAGCtaaaaggaggaggagacgtcaagttaacagacagagaggacGGCTATGTCTGCGACTCCCCTTTCCATCTGAAGGGAGAGGCAGTGAGTCAGGTCCGCCTCTCTGTCCGTGATTGCCACCAGGTTTTGTTTATCTCTTTGTGCTGCGgggttttcctttttattggAGTGCTGCTATGTGTTCTGCTCTGGCGACTCCACACCTTCTGGTACATAAAGATGACCTGGGCATGGCTCAAGGCCAAGCGATGTTCCCAGAAGCAACGGAAAGACACCGTGGAGTCAGAGGGGTTGCTGTCCTTTGATGCTTTCGTTTCCTACAGTGAAAGGGATTCTTCCTGGGTGGAAAACTTCTTGGTACCGGAGCTGGAAGAACCAAC TGAGGATGGTTCCAGGAGTCCCAGTTTCTCTCGGCCGTTGTCTTTGTGCCTCCACAAGCGTGACTTCCTTCCTGGACAGCCGATTCTGGACAACATCATGAGCGCCATTGAGCACAGCCGACGGACTATCTTTATCCTCTCTGAGAACTTTGTCCAGTCCGACTGGTGCCGCTATGAACTGGACTTCTCCCACTTCTGGCTCTTTGACGTCGGTGGAGACGCTGCCATCTTGATCCTGCTCGAGCCACTTCCCAAGGACAACATCCCTAAACGTTTCTACAAACTGCGCAAACTCATGAGCTCCACAACCTACCTGGAGTGGCCTCAGGAGGAGGACAAGAGGCCAGAGTTCTGGAGGAGTCTGCGCAACGCTCTGAAAAGAGACGGCgactga
- the LOC105917581 gene encoding toll-like receptor 2 isoform X1, translating to MRHLTTCSLTLLLLPSLIQGQMLDPDDGRPSCDHCDLHLSCNCSFSGFTRVPTVTDQALSLDLSFNNITMVTQDDLMGHSRLRALDLHGNRLAVIHPSAFDSLWSLEELDLSGNLLTTLNHNWFSKLEVLQQLNLLDNPYRCLSHLSSSLFQGLVRLRRLKFGGSDLKELRTGDLLGVTELEDLTVHANNLARYDSGTLGDIWPLGRVTLSLHGPFLTNVAVAAAVLADISYPETPITLEDLHLVGNQSVQPFRESAKRRIRHLSFRNFSVSDESIVDLLVVLDGVPLSLVSFEDVTLNGEGRWEKASWTDHKNIDQFFLRNVVVLDVFKFTSLVKLKFLLQYPRTVSVTNAGVFVIPCETSRLLVNLQYLDLSSNLLTDLTLAESLCHGEKTLEELRVLNISGNPLKSLSTINQLVAKLKLTHLDISRTGYSSMPSSCSWPSTLKYLNISRAKLRSITDCLPTSLEVLDLSYNDLKSFSRGLPLLRELYLSGNKFLRLPAGQSFPNLQTLTMQFNTLNVFSLPDLRSYRRLENLQAGYNKFICTCDFVNFLQSQLKGGGDVKLTDREDGYVCDSPFHLKGEAVSQVRLSVRDCHQVLFISLCCGVFLFIGVLLCVLLWRLHTFWYLKMTWAWLKAKRCSQKQRKDTVESEGLLSFDAFVSYSERDSSWVENFLVPELEEPTEDSSRSPSFSRPMSLCLHKRDFLPGYPIMDNIMSAIEHSRRTIFILSENFVQSDWCRYELDFSHFWLFDVGGDAAILILLEPLPKDNVPKRFYKLRKLMSSTTYLEWPQEEDRRPEFWRSLRNALKRDSD from the exons ATGAGACACCTGACTACCTGCTCCCTGACcctcctgctgctgccatcGCTGATCCAGGGTCAGATGTTAGACCCCGATGATGGGAGGCCGTCGTGCGATCACTGCGACCTCCACCTCTCCTGTAACTGCTCCTTCAGCGGATTCACCCGTGTTCCCACGGTAACAGACCAAGCTCTGAGCCTCGACCTCTCCTTCAACAACATCACAATGGTGACCCAAGATGATCTGATGGGACACTCACGACTGAGGGCTTTGGACCTCCATG GTAACAGACTAGCTGTGATCCATCCATCAGCGTTCGACTCTCTGTGGAGCCTGGAGGAGCTGGATCTTTCTGGCAACCTGCTGACAACTCTCAACCACAACTGGTTCAGTAAGctggaggttctgcagcagctcaacCTGCTTGACAACCCGTACAG ATGCCTCAGTCATCTCAGCTCTTCGTTGTTTCAAGGACTCGTCAGACTGAGAAGGCTGAAGTTTGGGGGTTCAGATCTGAAGGAGCTGAGGACTGGAGATCTGTTGGGTGTCACCGAGCTGGAGGATCTCACTGTGCATGCCAACAACCTGGCCAG GTATGACTCTGGCACATTAGGAGACATTTGGCCTCTGGGTCGTGTTACCTTAAGCCTCCACGGCCCGTTCCTAACCAATGTGGCCGTGGCTGCAGCTGTGCTCGCTGACATATCGTACCCTGAGACTCCGATTACTCTAGAGGACCTCCATCTGGTTGGCAATCAGTCAGTCCAGCCCTTCAGAGAGTCGGCCAAGAGGAGGATCAG GCATCTTTCTTTCCGCAATTTTTCTGTGTCTGACGAGTCGATTGTCGACCTACTGGTGGTTTTGGATGGAGTCCCGCTCTCTCTCGTTTCTTTTGAAGATGTCACGCTGAATGGCGAGGGCAG GTGGGAGAAAGCCAGTTGGACCGATCACAAAAACATTGACCAGTTCTTTCTAAGAAATGTTGTGGTGCTAGATGTCTTCAAGTTCACCTCATTGGTAAAGCTAAAGTTTCTTCTGCAATATCCAAGGACGGTGTCAGTCACAAACGCTGGG GTGTTTGTGATTCCATGTGAGACTTCCAGACTACTGGTAAATCTGCAGTACCTAGACTTGTCCAGCAATCTACTGACTGATCTGACTTTGGCAGAATCACTTTGTCATGGAGAGAAAACACTTGAAGAACTCAGAGTTTTAAACATCAGTGGAAACCCTCTAAAG TCTTTGTCCACGATCAACCAACTGGTGGCCAAACTGAAACTGACCCACCTGGACATCAGCAGAACCGGCTACAGCTCGATGCCCTCAAGTTGCTCCTGGCCTTCTACTTTGAAATACCTCAACATCTCCAGAGCTAAGCTAAGATCCATCACGGACTGTCTACCAACATCACTTGAG GTGCTGGATCTAAGCTACAATGATCTCAAAAGCTTCTCCCGGGGCTTACCTTTGCTGAGAGAACTGTACCTGTCAGGAAACAAGTTCTTAAGGTTACCTGCTGGACAGAGCTTCCCCAATCTACAAACTCTTACAATGCAG tttaacaCCCTGAACGTGTTCAGCCTCCCAGACCTCCGGTCATACAGACGACTCGAGAACCTCCAAGCAGGTTACAACAAGTTCATCTGCACCTGTGATTTTGTAAACTTTCTACAGTCCCAGCtaaaaggaggaggagacgtcaagttaacagacagagaggacGGCTATGTCTGCGACTCCCCTTTCCATCTGAAGGGAGAGGCAGTGAGTCAGGTCCGCCTCTCTGTCCGTGATTGCCACCAGGTTTTGTTTATCTCTTTGTGCTGCGgggttttcctttttattggAGTGCTGCTATGTGTTCTGCTCTGGCGACTCCACACCTTCTGGTACCTAAAGATGACCTGGGCGTGGCTCAAGGCCAAGCGATGTTCCCAGAAGCAACGGAAAGACACCGTGGAGTCAGAGGGGTTGCTTTCCTTTGATGCTTTCGTTTCATATAGTGAAAGGGATTCTTCCTGGGTGGAAAACTTCTTGGTACCGGAGCTGGAAGAACCAAC TGAGGATAGTTCCAGGAGTCCCAGTTTCTCTCGGCCGATGTCCTTATGCCTCCACAAGCGTGACTTCCTTCCGGGATACCCGATTATGGACAACATCATGAGCGCCATTGAGCACAGCCGACGGACTATCTTTATCCTCTCTGAGAACTTTGTCCAGTCCGACTGGTGCCGCTATGAGCTGGACTTCTCCCACTTCTGGCTCTTTGACGTCGGTGGAGACGCTGCCATCTTGATCCTGCTCGAACCGCTTCCCAAGGATAACGTACCCAAACGTTTCTACAAACTGCGCAAACTCATGAGCTCCACCACCTACCTGGAGTGGCCTCAGGAGGAGGACAGGAGGCCAGAGTTCTGGAGGAGTCTACGCAACGCTCTGAAAAGAGACAGTgactga
- the LOC105917581 gene encoding toll-like receptor 2 isoform X2 — MRHLTTCSLTLLLLPSLIQGQMLDPDDGRPSCDHCDLHLSCNCSFSGFTRVPTVTDQALSLDLSFNNITMVTQDDLMGHSRLRALDLHAFDSLWSLEELDLSGNLLTTLNHNWFSKLEVLQQLNLLDNPYRCLSHLSSSLFQGLVRLRRLKFGGSDLKELRTGDLLGVTELEDLTVHANNLARYDSGTLGDIWPLGRVTLSLHGPFLTNVAVAAAVLADISYPETPITLEDLHLVGNQSVQPFRESAKRRIRHLSFRNFSVSDESIVDLLVVLDGVPLSLVSFEDVTLNGEGRWEKASWTDHKNIDQFFLRNVVVLDVFKFTSLVKLKFLLQYPRTVSVTNAGVFVIPCETSRLLVNLQYLDLSSNLLTDLTLAESLCHGEKTLEELRVLNISGNPLKSLSTINQLVAKLKLTHLDISRTGYSSMPSSCSWPSTLKYLNISRAKLRSITDCLPTSLEVLDLSYNDLKSFSRGLPLLRELYLSGNKFLRLPAGQSFPNLQTLTMQFNTLNVFSLPDLRSYRRLENLQAGYNKFICTCDFVNFLQSQLKGGGDVKLTDREDGYVCDSPFHLKGEAVSQVRLSVRDCHQVLFISLCCGVFLFIGVLLCVLLWRLHTFWYLKMTWAWLKAKRCSQKQRKDTVESEGLLSFDAFVSYSERDSSWVENFLVPELEEPTEDSSRSPSFSRPMSLCLHKRDFLPGYPIMDNIMSAIEHSRRTIFILSENFVQSDWCRYELDFSHFWLFDVGGDAAILILLEPLPKDNVPKRFYKLRKLMSSTTYLEWPQEEDRRPEFWRSLRNALKRDSD; from the exons ATGAGACACCTGACTACCTGCTCCCTGACcctcctgctgctgccatcGCTGATCCAGGGTCAGATGTTAGACCCCGATGATGGGAGGCCGTCGTGCGATCACTGCGACCTCCACCTCTCCTGTAACTGCTCCTTCAGCGGATTCACCCGTGTTCCCACGGTAACAGACCAAGCTCTGAGCCTCGACCTCTCCTTCAACAACATCACAATGGTGACCCAAGATGATCTGATGGGACACTCACGACTGAGGGCTTTGGACCTCCATG CGTTCGACTCTCTGTGGAGCCTGGAGGAGCTGGATCTTTCTGGCAACCTGCTGACAACTCTCAACCACAACTGGTTCAGTAAGctggaggttctgcagcagctcaacCTGCTTGACAACCCGTACAG ATGCCTCAGTCATCTCAGCTCTTCGTTGTTTCAAGGACTCGTCAGACTGAGAAGGCTGAAGTTTGGGGGTTCAGATCTGAAGGAGCTGAGGACTGGAGATCTGTTGGGTGTCACCGAGCTGGAGGATCTCACTGTGCATGCCAACAACCTGGCCAG GTATGACTCTGGCACATTAGGAGACATTTGGCCTCTGGGTCGTGTTACCTTAAGCCTCCACGGCCCGTTCCTAACCAATGTGGCCGTGGCTGCAGCTGTGCTCGCTGACATATCGTACCCTGAGACTCCGATTACTCTAGAGGACCTCCATCTGGTTGGCAATCAGTCAGTCCAGCCCTTCAGAGAGTCGGCCAAGAGGAGGATCAG GCATCTTTCTTTCCGCAATTTTTCTGTGTCTGACGAGTCGATTGTCGACCTACTGGTGGTTTTGGATGGAGTCCCGCTCTCTCTCGTTTCTTTTGAAGATGTCACGCTGAATGGCGAGGGCAG GTGGGAGAAAGCCAGTTGGACCGATCACAAAAACATTGACCAGTTCTTTCTAAGAAATGTTGTGGTGCTAGATGTCTTCAAGTTCACCTCATTGGTAAAGCTAAAGTTTCTTCTGCAATATCCAAGGACGGTGTCAGTCACAAACGCTGGG GTGTTTGTGATTCCATGTGAGACTTCCAGACTACTGGTAAATCTGCAGTACCTAGACTTGTCCAGCAATCTACTGACTGATCTGACTTTGGCAGAATCACTTTGTCATGGAGAGAAAACACTTGAAGAACTCAGAGTTTTAAACATCAGTGGAAACCCTCTAAAG TCTTTGTCCACGATCAACCAACTGGTGGCCAAACTGAAACTGACCCACCTGGACATCAGCAGAACCGGCTACAGCTCGATGCCCTCAAGTTGCTCCTGGCCTTCTACTTTGAAATACCTCAACATCTCCAGAGCTAAGCTAAGATCCATCACGGACTGTCTACCAACATCACTTGAG GTGCTGGATCTAAGCTACAATGATCTCAAAAGCTTCTCCCGGGGCTTACCTTTGCTGAGAGAACTGTACCTGTCAGGAAACAAGTTCTTAAGGTTACCTGCTGGACAGAGCTTCCCCAATCTACAAACTCTTACAATGCAG tttaacaCCCTGAACGTGTTCAGCCTCCCAGACCTCCGGTCATACAGACGACTCGAGAACCTCCAAGCAGGTTACAACAAGTTCATCTGCACCTGTGATTTTGTAAACTTTCTACAGTCCCAGCtaaaaggaggaggagacgtcaagttaacagacagagaggacGGCTATGTCTGCGACTCCCCTTTCCATCTGAAGGGAGAGGCAGTGAGTCAGGTCCGCCTCTCTGTCCGTGATTGCCACCAGGTTTTGTTTATCTCTTTGTGCTGCGgggttttcctttttattggAGTGCTGCTATGTGTTCTGCTCTGGCGACTCCACACCTTCTGGTACCTAAAGATGACCTGGGCGTGGCTCAAGGCCAAGCGATGTTCCCAGAAGCAACGGAAAGACACCGTGGAGTCAGAGGGGTTGCTTTCCTTTGATGCTTTCGTTTCATATAGTGAAAGGGATTCTTCCTGGGTGGAAAACTTCTTGGTACCGGAGCTGGAAGAACCAAC TGAGGATAGTTCCAGGAGTCCCAGTTTCTCTCGGCCGATGTCCTTATGCCTCCACAAGCGTGACTTCCTTCCGGGATACCCGATTATGGACAACATCATGAGCGCCATTGAGCACAGCCGACGGACTATCTTTATCCTCTCTGAGAACTTTGTCCAGTCCGACTGGTGCCGCTATGAGCTGGACTTCTCCCACTTCTGGCTCTTTGACGTCGGTGGAGACGCTGCCATCTTGATCCTGCTCGAACCGCTTCCCAAGGATAACGTACCCAAACGTTTCTACAAACTGCGCAAACTCATGAGCTCCACCACCTACCTGGAGTGGCCTCAGGAGGAGGACAGGAGGCCAGAGTTCTGGAGGAGTCTACGCAACGCTCTGAAAAGAGACAGTgactga